In Tachysurus vachellii isolate PV-2020 chromosome 3, HZAU_Pvac_v1, whole genome shotgun sequence, one genomic interval encodes:
- the hmbox1b gene encoding homeobox-containing protein 1 isoform X4, which produces MSQYTDEPRFTIEQIDLLQRLRRSGMTKPEIVHALDTLERLDREHGDKFGRRGSASSSCGPAPSVSDPTPSHGTSESSTSHMAIVTATTSTQTQFLSPSPSNSYATSPPVSLVAVTQNGTANGKLSPPRYPTGNAAAAVAVRPYGFDGTEEEMDVDDKVEDLMRRDSSLVKEEIKAFLANRRISQAVVAQVTGISQSRISHWLLQQGSDLSEQKKRAFYRWYQLEKTTPGATLNMRPAPLALDEIEWRQTPPPISSATGSFRLRRGSRFTWRKECLAVMESYFNDNQYPDEAKREEIANACNAVIQKPGRQRKKLSDFERVTSLKVYNWFANRRKEIKRRANIATILESHGIDVQSPGGHSNSDDIDGNDYTEQGCDLPYFEKRQLARPFGFYRLEPTSPTQDDSTNHADHQDPISLAVEMAAVNHSILALSRPGGVASDIKTEALDDD; this is translated from the exons ATGTCCCAGTACACAGACGAGCCGCGCTTCACCATCGAGCAGATCGATCTGCTTCAACGGCTGCGACGGAGCGGCATGACCAAGCCCGAGATAGTCCATGCACTGGACACACTGGAGCGTCTTGACCGAGAGCATGGAGACAAGTTTGGGCGTCGTGGCTCCGCCTCCTCCTCCTGTGGCCCTGCTCCATCTGTATCTGACCCCACCCCGTCACATGGCACCAGTGAAAGTTCCACCTCCCACATGGCCATCGTTACTGCCACCACCTCCACGCAAACTCAGTTCCTCTCCCCGTCACCAAGCAACAGCTACGCCACCTCACCACCCGTCTCACTGGTTGCGGTGACGCAAAATGGGACGGCCAATGGGAAACTGTCTCCACCCCGTTATCCAACAGGAAACGCGGCGGCGGCTGTGGCGGTGAGGCCGTACGGGTTTGATgggacagaggaagagatggaCGTTGACGACAAGGTGGAGGATCTAATGAG gAGGGACAGCAGTTTGGTGAAAGAGGAGATCAAGGCTTTTCTGGCTAATCGGCGCATCTCtcaggcagtggtggctcaggtCACAG GAATCAGTCAGAGTCGGATCTCTCACTGGCTCCTGCAGCAGGGATCCGATCTGAGTGAGCAGAAGAAGAGAGCGTTCTATCGCTGGTACCAGCTGGAAAAGACTACTCCAG GTGCTACTTTGAACATGCGTCCCGCCCCATTGGCCCTGGATGAAATTGAGTGGCGTCAGACTCCGCCCCCAATAAGTTCAGCCACGGGCAGCTTCCGCCTGCGCAGAGGCAGCCGCTTTACCTGGAGGAAAGAGTGTCTCGCCGTGATGGAAAG CTACTTCAATGACAACCAGTATCCAGACGAAGCCAAAAGAGAGGAGATTGCCAACGCCTGCAACGCTGTCATACAAAAGCCAGGTAGACAAA GGAAAAAGCTGTCTGATTTTGAGCGAGTGACATCCTTGAAGGTCTACAACTGGTTTGCTAACCGTCGCAAAGAGATCAAGAGGAGGGCCAACATTG CCACAATCCTGGAGAGTCATGGAATTGACGTGCAGAGCCCCGGTGGCCACTCCAACAGTGACGACATCGATGGCAATGACTACACAGAGCAG GGTTGTGATCTGCCCTACTTTGAGAAGAGACAGTTGGCCCGGCCGTTTGGCTTCTACAGGCTTGAGCCAACATCGCCAACCCAG GACGACAGTACTAACCATGCAGACCATCAGGATCCCATCTCCCTCGCTGTGGAGATGgcagctgtcaatcacagcatcTTGGCCCTGTCTCGCCCAGGAGGCGTGGCCAGCGATATCAAAACAGAGGCGTTGGATGACGACTGA
- the hmbox1b gene encoding homeobox-containing protein 1 isoform X5 — MSQYTDEPRFTIEQIDLLQRLRRSGMTKPEIVHALDTLERLDREHGDKFGRRGSASSSCGPAPSVSDPTPSHGTSESSTSHMAIVTATTSTQTQFLSPSPSNSYATSPPVSLVAVTQNGTANGKLSPPRYPTGNAAAAVAVRPYGFDGTEEEMDVDDKVEDLMRRDSSLVKEEIKAFLANRRISQAVVAQVTGISQSRISHWLLQQGSDLSEQKKRAFYRWYQLEKTTPGATLNMRPAPLALDEIEWRQTPPPISSATGSFRLRRGSRFTWRKECLAVMESYFNDNQYPDEAKREEIANACNAVIQKPGKKLSDFERVTSLKVYNWFANRRKEIKRRANIEATILESHGIDVQSPGGHSNSDDIDGNDYTEQGCDLPYFEKRQLARPFGFYRLEPTSPTQDDSTNHADHQDPISLAVEMAAVNHSILALSRPGGVASDIKTEALDDD; from the exons ATGTCCCAGTACACAGACGAGCCGCGCTTCACCATCGAGCAGATCGATCTGCTTCAACGGCTGCGACGGAGCGGCATGACCAAGCCCGAGATAGTCCATGCACTGGACACACTGGAGCGTCTTGACCGAGAGCATGGAGACAAGTTTGGGCGTCGTGGCTCCGCCTCCTCCTCCTGTGGCCCTGCTCCATCTGTATCTGACCCCACCCCGTCACATGGCACCAGTGAAAGTTCCACCTCCCACATGGCCATCGTTACTGCCACCACCTCCACGCAAACTCAGTTCCTCTCCCCGTCACCAAGCAACAGCTACGCCACCTCACCACCCGTCTCACTGGTTGCGGTGACGCAAAATGGGACGGCCAATGGGAAACTGTCTCCACCCCGTTATCCAACAGGAAACGCGGCGGCGGCTGTGGCGGTGAGGCCGTACGGGTTTGATgggacagaggaagagatggaCGTTGACGACAAGGTGGAGGATCTAATGAG gAGGGACAGCAGTTTGGTGAAAGAGGAGATCAAGGCTTTTCTGGCTAATCGGCGCATCTCtcaggcagtggtggctcaggtCACAG GAATCAGTCAGAGTCGGATCTCTCACTGGCTCCTGCAGCAGGGATCCGATCTGAGTGAGCAGAAGAAGAGAGCGTTCTATCGCTGGTACCAGCTGGAAAAGACTACTCCAG GTGCTACTTTGAACATGCGTCCCGCCCCATTGGCCCTGGATGAAATTGAGTGGCGTCAGACTCCGCCCCCAATAAGTTCAGCCACGGGCAGCTTCCGCCTGCGCAGAGGCAGCCGCTTTACCTGGAGGAAAGAGTGTCTCGCCGTGATGGAAAG CTACTTCAATGACAACCAGTATCCAGACGAAGCCAAAAGAGAGGAGATTGCCAACGCCTGCAACGCTGTCATACAAAAGCCAG GGAAAAAGCTGTCTGATTTTGAGCGAGTGACATCCTTGAAGGTCTACAACTGGTTTGCTAACCGTCGCAAAGAGATCAAGAGGAGGGCCAACATTG AAGCCACAATCCTGGAGAGTCATGGAATTGACGTGCAGAGCCCCGGTGGCCACTCCAACAGTGACGACATCGATGGCAATGACTACACAGAGCAG GGTTGTGATCTGCCCTACTTTGAGAAGAGACAGTTGGCCCGGCCGTTTGGCTTCTACAGGCTTGAGCCAACATCGCCAACCCAG GACGACAGTACTAACCATGCAGACCATCAGGATCCCATCTCCCTCGCTGTGGAGATGgcagctgtcaatcacagcatcTTGGCCCTGTCTCGCCCAGGAGGCGTGGCCAGCGATATCAAAACAGAGGCGTTGGATGACGACTGA
- the hmbox1b gene encoding homeobox-containing protein 1 isoform X3 — MSQYTDEPRFTIEQIDLLQRLRRSGMTKPEIVHALDTLERLDREHGDKFGRRGSASSSCGPAPSVSDPTPSHGTSESSTSHMAIVTATTSTQTQFLSPSPSNSYATSPPVSLVAVTQNGTANGKLSPPRYPTGNAAAAVAVRPYGFDGTEEEMDVDDKVEDLMRRDSSLVKEEIKAFLANRRISQAVVAQVTGISQSRISHWLLQQGSDLSEQKKRAFYRWYQLEKTTPGATLNMRPAPLALDEIEWRQTPPPISSATGSFRLRRGSRFTWRKECLAVMESYFNDNQYPDEAKREEIANACNAVIQKPGRQRKKLSDFERVTSLKVYNWFANRRKEIKRRANIEATILESHGIDVQSPGGHSNSDDIDGNDYTEQGCDLPYFEKRQLARPFGFYRLEPTSPTQDDSTNHADHQDPISLAVEMAAVNHSILALSRPGGVASDIKTEALDDD; from the exons ATGTCCCAGTACACAGACGAGCCGCGCTTCACCATCGAGCAGATCGATCTGCTTCAACGGCTGCGACGGAGCGGCATGACCAAGCCCGAGATAGTCCATGCACTGGACACACTGGAGCGTCTTGACCGAGAGCATGGAGACAAGTTTGGGCGTCGTGGCTCCGCCTCCTCCTCCTGTGGCCCTGCTCCATCTGTATCTGACCCCACCCCGTCACATGGCACCAGTGAAAGTTCCACCTCCCACATGGCCATCGTTACTGCCACCACCTCCACGCAAACTCAGTTCCTCTCCCCGTCACCAAGCAACAGCTACGCCACCTCACCACCCGTCTCACTGGTTGCGGTGACGCAAAATGGGACGGCCAATGGGAAACTGTCTCCACCCCGTTATCCAACAGGAAACGCGGCGGCGGCTGTGGCGGTGAGGCCGTACGGGTTTGATgggacagaggaagagatggaCGTTGACGACAAGGTGGAGGATCTAATGAG gAGGGACAGCAGTTTGGTGAAAGAGGAGATCAAGGCTTTTCTGGCTAATCGGCGCATCTCtcaggcagtggtggctcaggtCACAG GAATCAGTCAGAGTCGGATCTCTCACTGGCTCCTGCAGCAGGGATCCGATCTGAGTGAGCAGAAGAAGAGAGCGTTCTATCGCTGGTACCAGCTGGAAAAGACTACTCCAG GTGCTACTTTGAACATGCGTCCCGCCCCATTGGCCCTGGATGAAATTGAGTGGCGTCAGACTCCGCCCCCAATAAGTTCAGCCACGGGCAGCTTCCGCCTGCGCAGAGGCAGCCGCTTTACCTGGAGGAAAGAGTGTCTCGCCGTGATGGAAAG CTACTTCAATGACAACCAGTATCCAGACGAAGCCAAAAGAGAGGAGATTGCCAACGCCTGCAACGCTGTCATACAAAAGCCAGGTAGACAAA GGAAAAAGCTGTCTGATTTTGAGCGAGTGACATCCTTGAAGGTCTACAACTGGTTTGCTAACCGTCGCAAAGAGATCAAGAGGAGGGCCAACATTG AAGCCACAATCCTGGAGAGTCATGGAATTGACGTGCAGAGCCCCGGTGGCCACTCCAACAGTGACGACATCGATGGCAATGACTACACAGAGCAG GGTTGTGATCTGCCCTACTTTGAGAAGAGACAGTTGGCCCGGCCGTTTGGCTTCTACAGGCTTGAGCCAACATCGCCAACCCAG GACGACAGTACTAACCATGCAGACCATCAGGATCCCATCTCCCTCGCTGTGGAGATGgcagctgtcaatcacagcatcTTGGCCCTGTCTCGCCCAGGAGGCGTGGCCAGCGATATCAAAACAGAGGCGTTGGATGACGACTGA
- the hmbox1b gene encoding homeobox-containing protein 1 isoform X2, with product MSQYTDEPRFTIEQIDLLQRLRRSGMTKPEIVHALDTLERLDREHGDKFGRRGSASSSCGPAPSVSDPTPSHGTSESSTSHMAIVTATTSTQTQFLSPSPSNSYATSPPVSLVAVTQNGTANGKLSPPRYPTGNAAAAVAVRPYGFDGTEEEMDVDDKVEDLMRRDSSLVKEEIKAFLANRRISQAVVAQVTGISQSRISHWLLQQGSDLSEQKKRAFYRWYQLEKTTPGATLNMRPAPLALDEIEWRQTPPPISSATGSFRLRRGSRFTWRKECLAVMESYFNDNQYPDEAKREEIANACNAVIQKPGKKLSDFERVTSLKVYNWFANRRKEIKRRANIGSFFQEATILESHGIDVQSPGGHSNSDDIDGNDYTEQGCDLPYFEKRQLARPFGFYRLEPTSPTQDDSTNHADHQDPISLAVEMAAVNHSILALSRPGGVASDIKTEALDDD from the exons ATGTCCCAGTACACAGACGAGCCGCGCTTCACCATCGAGCAGATCGATCTGCTTCAACGGCTGCGACGGAGCGGCATGACCAAGCCCGAGATAGTCCATGCACTGGACACACTGGAGCGTCTTGACCGAGAGCATGGAGACAAGTTTGGGCGTCGTGGCTCCGCCTCCTCCTCCTGTGGCCCTGCTCCATCTGTATCTGACCCCACCCCGTCACATGGCACCAGTGAAAGTTCCACCTCCCACATGGCCATCGTTACTGCCACCACCTCCACGCAAACTCAGTTCCTCTCCCCGTCACCAAGCAACAGCTACGCCACCTCACCACCCGTCTCACTGGTTGCGGTGACGCAAAATGGGACGGCCAATGGGAAACTGTCTCCACCCCGTTATCCAACAGGAAACGCGGCGGCGGCTGTGGCGGTGAGGCCGTACGGGTTTGATgggacagaggaagagatggaCGTTGACGACAAGGTGGAGGATCTAATGAG gAGGGACAGCAGTTTGGTGAAAGAGGAGATCAAGGCTTTTCTGGCTAATCGGCGCATCTCtcaggcagtggtggctcaggtCACAG GAATCAGTCAGAGTCGGATCTCTCACTGGCTCCTGCAGCAGGGATCCGATCTGAGTGAGCAGAAGAAGAGAGCGTTCTATCGCTGGTACCAGCTGGAAAAGACTACTCCAG GTGCTACTTTGAACATGCGTCCCGCCCCATTGGCCCTGGATGAAATTGAGTGGCGTCAGACTCCGCCCCCAATAAGTTCAGCCACGGGCAGCTTCCGCCTGCGCAGAGGCAGCCGCTTTACCTGGAGGAAAGAGTGTCTCGCCGTGATGGAAAG CTACTTCAATGACAACCAGTATCCAGACGAAGCCAAAAGAGAGGAGATTGCCAACGCCTGCAACGCTGTCATACAAAAGCCAG GGAAAAAGCTGTCTGATTTTGAGCGAGTGACATCCTTGAAGGTCTACAACTGGTTTGCTAACCGTCGCAAAGAGATCAAGAGGAGGGCCAACATTG GGTCTTTTTTCCAAGAAGCCACAATCCTGGAGAGTCATGGAATTGACGTGCAGAGCCCCGGTGGCCACTCCAACAGTGACGACATCGATGGCAATGACTACACAGAGCAG GGTTGTGATCTGCCCTACTTTGAGAAGAGACAGTTGGCCCGGCCGTTTGGCTTCTACAGGCTTGAGCCAACATCGCCAACCCAG GACGACAGTACTAACCATGCAGACCATCAGGATCCCATCTCCCTCGCTGTGGAGATGgcagctgtcaatcacagcatcTTGGCCCTGTCTCGCCCAGGAGGCGTGGCCAGCGATATCAAAACAGAGGCGTTGGATGACGACTGA
- the hmbox1b gene encoding homeobox-containing protein 1 isoform X6, whose product MSQYTDEPRFTIEQIDLLQRLRRSGMTKPEIVHALDTLERLDREHGDKFGRRGSASSSCGPAPSVSDPTPSHGTSESSTSHMAIVTATTSTQTQFLSPSPSNSYATSPPVSLVAVTQNGTANGKLSPPRYPTGNAAAAVAVRPYGFDGTEEEMDVDDKVEDLMRRDSSLVKEEIKAFLANRRISQAVVAQVTGISQSRISHWLLQQGSDLSEQKKRAFYRWYQLEKTTPGATLNMRPAPLALDEIEWRQTPPPISSATGSFRLRRGSRFTWRKECLAVMESYFNDNQYPDEAKREEIANACNAVIQKPGKKLSDFERVTSLKVYNWFANRRKEIKRRANIATILESHGIDVQSPGGHSNSDDIDGNDYTEQGCDLPYFEKRQLARPFGFYRLEPTSPTQDDSTNHADHQDPISLAVEMAAVNHSILALSRPGGVASDIKTEALDDD is encoded by the exons ATGTCCCAGTACACAGACGAGCCGCGCTTCACCATCGAGCAGATCGATCTGCTTCAACGGCTGCGACGGAGCGGCATGACCAAGCCCGAGATAGTCCATGCACTGGACACACTGGAGCGTCTTGACCGAGAGCATGGAGACAAGTTTGGGCGTCGTGGCTCCGCCTCCTCCTCCTGTGGCCCTGCTCCATCTGTATCTGACCCCACCCCGTCACATGGCACCAGTGAAAGTTCCACCTCCCACATGGCCATCGTTACTGCCACCACCTCCACGCAAACTCAGTTCCTCTCCCCGTCACCAAGCAACAGCTACGCCACCTCACCACCCGTCTCACTGGTTGCGGTGACGCAAAATGGGACGGCCAATGGGAAACTGTCTCCACCCCGTTATCCAACAGGAAACGCGGCGGCGGCTGTGGCGGTGAGGCCGTACGGGTTTGATgggacagaggaagagatggaCGTTGACGACAAGGTGGAGGATCTAATGAG gAGGGACAGCAGTTTGGTGAAAGAGGAGATCAAGGCTTTTCTGGCTAATCGGCGCATCTCtcaggcagtggtggctcaggtCACAG GAATCAGTCAGAGTCGGATCTCTCACTGGCTCCTGCAGCAGGGATCCGATCTGAGTGAGCAGAAGAAGAGAGCGTTCTATCGCTGGTACCAGCTGGAAAAGACTACTCCAG GTGCTACTTTGAACATGCGTCCCGCCCCATTGGCCCTGGATGAAATTGAGTGGCGTCAGACTCCGCCCCCAATAAGTTCAGCCACGGGCAGCTTCCGCCTGCGCAGAGGCAGCCGCTTTACCTGGAGGAAAGAGTGTCTCGCCGTGATGGAAAG CTACTTCAATGACAACCAGTATCCAGACGAAGCCAAAAGAGAGGAGATTGCCAACGCCTGCAACGCTGTCATACAAAAGCCAG GGAAAAAGCTGTCTGATTTTGAGCGAGTGACATCCTTGAAGGTCTACAACTGGTTTGCTAACCGTCGCAAAGAGATCAAGAGGAGGGCCAACATTG CCACAATCCTGGAGAGTCATGGAATTGACGTGCAGAGCCCCGGTGGCCACTCCAACAGTGACGACATCGATGGCAATGACTACACAGAGCAG GGTTGTGATCTGCCCTACTTTGAGAAGAGACAGTTGGCCCGGCCGTTTGGCTTCTACAGGCTTGAGCCAACATCGCCAACCCAG GACGACAGTACTAACCATGCAGACCATCAGGATCCCATCTCCCTCGCTGTGGAGATGgcagctgtcaatcacagcatcTTGGCCCTGTCTCGCCCAGGAGGCGTGGCCAGCGATATCAAAACAGAGGCGTTGGATGACGACTGA
- the hmbox1b gene encoding homeobox-containing protein 1 isoform X1, whose product MSQYTDEPRFTIEQIDLLQRLRRSGMTKPEIVHALDTLERLDREHGDKFGRRGSASSSCGPAPSVSDPTPSHGTSESSTSHMAIVTATTSTQTQFLSPSPSNSYATSPPVSLVAVTQNGTANGKLSPPRYPTGNAAAAVAVRPYGFDGTEEEMDVDDKVEDLMRRDSSLVKEEIKAFLANRRISQAVVAQVTGISQSRISHWLLQQGSDLSEQKKRAFYRWYQLEKTTPGATLNMRPAPLALDEIEWRQTPPPISSATGSFRLRRGSRFTWRKECLAVMESYFNDNQYPDEAKREEIANACNAVIQKPGRQRKKLSDFERVTSLKVYNWFANRRKEIKRRANIGSFFQEATILESHGIDVQSPGGHSNSDDIDGNDYTEQGCDLPYFEKRQLARPFGFYRLEPTSPTQDDSTNHADHQDPISLAVEMAAVNHSILALSRPGGVASDIKTEALDDD is encoded by the exons ATGTCCCAGTACACAGACGAGCCGCGCTTCACCATCGAGCAGATCGATCTGCTTCAACGGCTGCGACGGAGCGGCATGACCAAGCCCGAGATAGTCCATGCACTGGACACACTGGAGCGTCTTGACCGAGAGCATGGAGACAAGTTTGGGCGTCGTGGCTCCGCCTCCTCCTCCTGTGGCCCTGCTCCATCTGTATCTGACCCCACCCCGTCACATGGCACCAGTGAAAGTTCCACCTCCCACATGGCCATCGTTACTGCCACCACCTCCACGCAAACTCAGTTCCTCTCCCCGTCACCAAGCAACAGCTACGCCACCTCACCACCCGTCTCACTGGTTGCGGTGACGCAAAATGGGACGGCCAATGGGAAACTGTCTCCACCCCGTTATCCAACAGGAAACGCGGCGGCGGCTGTGGCGGTGAGGCCGTACGGGTTTGATgggacagaggaagagatggaCGTTGACGACAAGGTGGAGGATCTAATGAG gAGGGACAGCAGTTTGGTGAAAGAGGAGATCAAGGCTTTTCTGGCTAATCGGCGCATCTCtcaggcagtggtggctcaggtCACAG GAATCAGTCAGAGTCGGATCTCTCACTGGCTCCTGCAGCAGGGATCCGATCTGAGTGAGCAGAAGAAGAGAGCGTTCTATCGCTGGTACCAGCTGGAAAAGACTACTCCAG GTGCTACTTTGAACATGCGTCCCGCCCCATTGGCCCTGGATGAAATTGAGTGGCGTCAGACTCCGCCCCCAATAAGTTCAGCCACGGGCAGCTTCCGCCTGCGCAGAGGCAGCCGCTTTACCTGGAGGAAAGAGTGTCTCGCCGTGATGGAAAG CTACTTCAATGACAACCAGTATCCAGACGAAGCCAAAAGAGAGGAGATTGCCAACGCCTGCAACGCTGTCATACAAAAGCCAGGTAGACAAA GGAAAAAGCTGTCTGATTTTGAGCGAGTGACATCCTTGAAGGTCTACAACTGGTTTGCTAACCGTCGCAAAGAGATCAAGAGGAGGGCCAACATTG GGTCTTTTTTCCAAGAAGCCACAATCCTGGAGAGTCATGGAATTGACGTGCAGAGCCCCGGTGGCCACTCCAACAGTGACGACATCGATGGCAATGACTACACAGAGCAG GGTTGTGATCTGCCCTACTTTGAGAAGAGACAGTTGGCCCGGCCGTTTGGCTTCTACAGGCTTGAGCCAACATCGCCAACCCAG GACGACAGTACTAACCATGCAGACCATCAGGATCCCATCTCCCTCGCTGTGGAGATGgcagctgtcaatcacagcatcTTGGCCCTGTCTCGCCCAGGAGGCGTGGCCAGCGATATCAAAACAGAGGCGTTGGATGACGACTGA